From Candidatus Neomarinimicrobiota bacterium, the proteins below share one genomic window:
- a CDS encoding HNH endonuclease, whose translation MNEQIRIAAFSWLEQQVRLYDEVLPRKLLESGFYYHDQHITLVGPQGIWKPKACQFPLSITTIANSPYDDRITRENFLQYRYRGKDPYHPDNVRLREMMQRQIPLIYFLGIDKGKYLATWPVFISQDDMSALTFTVAVDESKAIMQEMVKEDPETFYRRSYLTTQTMQRLHQKSFRERVLAAYQNQCALCRLRHRELLDAAHIISDTQERGDPIVQNGLSLCKIHHAAFDQSIIGISPDYIIKIRHDILEETDGPMLKYGIQSLENQKIILPYHRRDWPDRDRLAERFEQFNV comes from the coding sequence GTGAACGAACAAATACGTATTGCAGCATTTAGCTGGCTTGAGCAACAGGTTCGTTTATATGATGAAGTTCTACCAAGAAAACTCCTGGAATCGGGATTTTATTATCACGATCAGCATATTACTTTAGTGGGACCACAGGGGATCTGGAAACCCAAAGCATGTCAGTTCCCACTTTCCATCACGACAATTGCCAATAGTCCATACGATGATAGAATTACCCGGGAGAATTTTCTCCAGTACCGTTACAGAGGGAAGGATCCTTATCACCCGGATAATGTAAGATTGCGGGAAATGATGCAAAGGCAAATCCCACTTATCTATTTTCTGGGAATTGACAAGGGGAAATATCTGGCAACGTGGCCTGTATTTATCAGTCAGGATGATATGTCCGCCTTAACCTTTACGGTTGCCGTCGACGAGTCCAAAGCCATCATGCAAGAAATGGTTAAAGAAGACCCCGAGACATTTTACAGAAGATCTTATCTGACAACACAAACCATGCAGAGACTTCATCAGAAATCCTTCAGGGAAAGGGTCCTGGCGGCTTATCAAAATCAATGTGCATTATGCCGGTTAAGACATCGTGAACTTCTGGATGCCGCACATATTATCTCTGATACACAAGAACGAGGTGACCCTATTGTACAAAACGGACTTTCATTGTGTAAAATTCACCATGCCGCTTTTGATCAATCCATTATTGGGATTTCTCCGGATTATATAATCAAAATACGTCACGATATACTGGAAGAGACGGATGGACCTATGTTGAAATATGGCATTCAATCCCTTGAAAACCAGAAAATTATACTACCATATCACCGGAGAGACTGGCCGGACAGGGATAGGTTGGCAGAACGATTTGAGCAGTTTAATGTGTAA
- a CDS encoding DEAD/DEAH box helicase: protein MNYSSIKDNHDHGSVGDFLREVILSESDMSIVSAYFTIYAYQKLKKQLDRIHRLRFLFGEPTFIKSLDPEKVNTRDYQIEDNKLAIPLESRLNQKRVAQECADWIRDKVEIRSMVKPNFLHGKLYHIKQKSGIEKAIVGSSNFTVNGLGLGGSKNIELNLIVDSDRDRRELKDWFDTLWNADEALVQDVKEEVLKYLNQLYMENEPEFIYFKTLYHIFEDYLSEQKKGGLLDEITGFYDSEIWNTLYDFQKDGVKGAINKILKHNGCIIADSVGLGKTYEALAVIKYFELLNAKVLVVCPKKLSGNWTIYQASQNHTLNPFKKDRFNYTVLYHTDMARETGISHANGIDLANFNWGAFDLVVIDESHNFRGNPIERETSDGELKMNRAKWLMEKVIKSGSKTKVLMLSATPVNNTLRDLRNQINFITEGKDDALAEMCKIRSISTTIETAQRHFTQWADPKNPSKNLKELLEKLNSSFFKLLDEMTIARSRKHIVNFYDHLKIGNFPIRKKPISIYPEIDLNNRFPSYDRINKQILEYKLSVFNPSAYVKKEKQKKYEEIARTEILSFKQADRENFLIGMMKVNFLKRLESSIRSFEISLERTIQKIEALEEKIQKFRNNDLFDKEETLYDYIPNKEELEENSEEWDEWLVGKKLKFNLNDLELDTWLEDLKKDKDALVDLFNNAQAVSWDRDAKLHELKKIILHKVKKPINDNNKKVVVFTAFADTANYLYDHLKEWTRQELGLHIALVTGNSTKTTLGRNDYDSILVNFSPRSKNRDLLIHNSQHEEIDLLIATDCISEGQNLQDCDYLVNYDIHWNPVRIIQRFGRIDRLGSQNETIQLVNFWPTKDLDNYINLKERVEARMALVDVTATGEDNILNNEQLEELITDDLKYRDRQLKKLRDEVLDLEDMDETISLTDFTLDDFRIELLNYIENNRKKLHDSPLGLYAIVPAPGGKHANLIQGRQISHQEKEIIKPGVIYCLAQKDEYEGNEQVNPLNPYFLVYIRDDGTVRYNYTHSKQILEIFRLLCQGKKEPYEQLCDLFNDETSNGEKMDKYSDLLFRAVNEIVKIYRSRSNSNITTNRSAMIAPIDKQIRKINDFELVTWLILR from the coding sequence ATGAATTATTCATCAATCAAAGATAATCACGATCATGGATCAGTTGGAGATTTTCTGCGCGAAGTAATACTCTCTGAATCAGATATGTCCATTGTGTCTGCCTATTTTACAATTTATGCTTATCAGAAATTGAAAAAGCAGCTTGATCGTATTCACAGACTACGTTTTTTGTTTGGGGAACCCACATTTATTAAATCTTTGGATCCGGAAAAGGTGAATACACGGGATTATCAAATAGAAGATAATAAATTGGCGATTCCACTTGAAAGCCGTTTAAACCAAAAGCGTGTTGCTCAAGAATGCGCTGACTGGATTCGTGACAAAGTTGAAATCCGGTCAATGGTAAAACCAAATTTTCTTCATGGAAAACTATATCATATAAAACAAAAAAGTGGTATAGAAAAAGCTATTGTTGGAAGTTCAAACTTTACGGTTAATGGTCTTGGACTTGGTGGATCAAAAAATATTGAATTGAATCTTATTGTTGATAGTGACCGTGATCGCCGTGAATTAAAGGACTGGTTTGATACTCTTTGGAATGCAGATGAAGCTCTCGTACAGGATGTTAAAGAAGAAGTTCTTAAATATTTGAATCAGCTGTATATGGAAAATGAACCGGAATTTATTTATTTCAAAACACTGTATCACATTTTTGAAGATTATTTAAGTGAACAGAAAAAAGGTGGTCTTCTGGATGAAATTACCGGGTTTTACGACAGTGAAATCTGGAATACTCTCTATGATTTTCAAAAAGATGGTGTTAAAGGGGCAATTAACAAAATTCTTAAGCATAATGGATGCATTATTGCTGATAGCGTTGGTTTGGGTAAAACTTATGAAGCTTTAGCTGTTATCAAGTATTTTGAACTTCTAAACGCCAAAGTATTGGTTGTATGCCCGAAAAAATTATCAGGAAACTGGACAATTTATCAGGCCAGCCAAAATCACACATTGAACCCTTTTAAAAAGGACCGGTTTAATTATACTGTTTTATATCATACAGATATGGCCCGGGAGACGGGAATTTCTCATGCTAATGGTATTGATCTGGCAAATTTTAATTGGGGTGCTTTTGACCTTGTTGTCATTGATGAGTCACATAATTTCCGGGGTAATCCTATTGAAAGGGAAACCTCAGATGGTGAATTAAAAATGAATCGGGCAAAATGGCTTATGGAAAAGGTGATCAAATCCGGTTCAAAAACGAAAGTCCTGATGTTATCTGCTACTCCAGTCAATAATACACTCAGAGATCTCCGAAATCAGATCAACTTTATTACTGAAGGAAAGGATGATGCCCTTGCAGAAATGTGTAAAATACGAAGCATTTCTACAACAATTGAAACAGCTCAGAGACACTTTACACAATGGGCAGATCCCAAAAATCCCTCGAAAAATTTAAAAGAACTTTTGGAAAAACTTAATTCATCATTTTTTAAATTGTTGGATGAGATGACGATCGCCCGATCACGAAAACATATTGTTAATTTCTATGATCACCTTAAAATCGGCAATTTCCCCATTAGAAAAAAACCAATATCAATTTACCCTGAAATTGATCTTAACAATCGATTTCCATCTTACGACAGAATTAATAAGCAAATTTTGGAATATAAATTGTCTGTTTTTAATCCATCTGCTTATGTGAAAAAAGAAAAACAGAAGAAATATGAGGAGATAGCCCGAACTGAAATCCTTTCATTTAAACAGGCTGATCGGGAGAATTTTTTAATCGGAATGATGAAAGTCAATTTCTTAAAACGGCTGGAAAGTTCTATCAGATCGTTTGAAATTTCTTTGGAAAGAACAATTCAAAAAATTGAGGCACTGGAAGAGAAAATTCAAAAATTTAGAAATAATGATTTATTCGATAAGGAAGAAACGCTTTACGACTACATCCCAAATAAAGAAGAATTGGAGGAAAATTCAGAAGAATGGGATGAGTGGCTGGTGGGAAAAAAGTTAAAATTTAATCTGAACGATCTTGAATTAGATACATGGCTTGAAGATTTAAAGAAAGATAAAGATGCCTTGGTTGATTTATTCAATAATGCACAAGCCGTCTCCTGGGATCGTGATGCTAAACTACATGAGCTTAAGAAGATCATCCTGCATAAAGTAAAAAAACCGATTAATGATAATAATAAAAAAGTTGTTGTGTTTACTGCCTTTGCCGATACTGCAAATTATCTTTACGATCATTTAAAAGAATGGACAAGGCAGGAATTAGGCCTTCATATCGCACTGGTTACAGGAAACAGTACTAAAACAACTCTTGGACGAAATGATTATGATAGTATTCTGGTTAATTTCTCACCCAGATCAAAAAATCGGGATTTATTAATCCATAATTCGCAACATGAAGAAATTGATCTTTTAATTGCCACTGACTGTATCAGCGAAGGGCAAAATCTTCAGGATTGTGATTACCTGGTAAATTATGATATTCATTGGAATCCTGTTCGGATTATTCAACGATTTGGGCGGATTGACAGACTTGGAAGCCAAAATGAAACCATACAACTTGTAAATTTTTGGCCGACCAAAGATCTGGATAACTATATCAATCTAAAAGAACGGGTAGAAGCCCGCATGGCTCTGGTGGACGTGACGGCAACGGGTGAGGATAATATTCTCAATAATGAACAACTTGAAGAACTTATAACTGATGATTTAAAATATAGGGATCGACAATTAAAAAAACTCAGGGATGAAGTTTTAGATCTTGAAGATATGGACGAAACGATTTCTCTTACAGACTTTACCCTGGATGATTTCCGGATTGAACTCCTTAACTATATTGAAAACAACCGGAAAAAACTGCATGATTCACCCCTGGGACTCTACGCGATTGTTCCTGCGCCAGGTGGAAAACATGCAAACCTGATACAAGGACGGCAAATATCACACCAAGAAAAAGAAATTATCAAACCGGGTGTGATTTATTGTCTTGCCCAAAAAGATGAATATGAGGGGAATGAACAGGTCAATCCTTTAAATCCCTATTTCTTGGTTTATATCCGGGATGATGGAACAGTTCGTTATAACTACACACACTCAAAACAAATTCTTGAAATCTTCCGTCTTTTATGCCAGGGCAAGAAAGAACCGTATGAACAGTTGTGCGATTTGTTTAATGATGAAACCTCCAATGGCGAAAAGATGGATAAATATTCAGATTTGTTATTCCGGGCTGTGAATGAAATTGTAAAAATTTACAGAAGCAGGAGCAACTCAAATATAACAACCAACCGCTCAGCCATGATAGCTCCGATTGATAAACAGATCAGAAAAATAAATGATTTTGAACTGGTAACCTGGCTAATACTTAGGTGA